The genomic interval AGGACTAAACAAACACGACTACCTAAAatatctaaactggaacaaccatctcagtaatgggtgcaataaatccaagtaacagattggattagtttagaaaatgtAAGTTATTTATCTCAAAACAAATCGTTTTTTGTCATAGGTGCCGAATACAACTGATCTGGACTTtatcgtgaaatgcttgcttaggagcccttcccaacaatgcagagtttaaagataacaaataaaatagtaacacaagaggaatacaATAAAATACACAGGAATGGAGCTATGTACaggcagtaccagtaccagatcagtaccagaggtatttgaggtagatatgtacataaagacaAGGTAAagtgatagataataataagagtaaccTAAAGACCAGAGAAGCAGCAGCAAATTATGggtgtaaaagtgtgtgtatgtatgtgtgtttgtgttgtgtcgatCTGCATGtgcgtgttatgtgtgtgtgcgtatgcgtttgcagtgtatgtgaatgtgtgtgggttttgtgtgggagtgtcaatgtaatgtgtgtgagtgagtgtgtatatggtttgtatacagtatatagtctagtgagtgtgcttagggtcagtgcaagatagAATCAGTACAACTAGTTTGGGTACCATtcactaactatttagcagtctggctatttagcagtcttatggcttgggggtagaagctgtcttggAGCCTGTTGGTCTGAGTACcgatgctccggtaccgtttgtcagacggtagcagagtgaacagtctatggcttggatggctggagtctttggcaatttctcaggccttcctctgacaccgcctgatataaagGTCccagatggcagggagctcggccccagtgatgtactgggctatccgcaccaccctctgtagcgctttggGGTCAATGgcggtgcatttgccataccaagtggtgatgcagccagtcaatatgctgctgtataactttttgaggatctgagggcctatgccaaatcttttcagcctcttgatggggaagaggcgctgctgtGACTTCATGACTGTGCGggggtgtgtggaccatgttatgTCCTTAgtaatgtggacgccaaggaacttgaagttctcaacccATTCCACAACAGCCCAGtcccctctttctcctatagtccacaatcagctccttggttTTACTAACGTtgagggacaggttgttgtcctggcaccacactgctaagtctctgacctcctccctttaggctgACTCATcgccgtcggtgatcaggcctaccaccatcgtCTCGTCAGAAAATCTTAATGGTATTGGAgtcgtgtgtggccacgcagtcgtgggtgaacagggatcacaagaggggactaagcacacacacctgaagggcccccgtgttgagggtcagcgtggcggaggtgttaTTGTctaccctcatcacctggggccggcccgtcaggaagtccaggatccagttgcggagggaggggttcagtcccagggtccctaaCTTGGTGATAaacttggaggggactatggtgttcaacgctgagctgtagtctatgaacagcattctcacatagttatttcccctcttgtccaggtgggagagggtgggtttaagtgcaattgagattgtgtcatctttggatctgttggggcagtatacaaattggagtgggtctagggtgtctgggatgatggtattgatgtgtgacatgaccatcctttcaaagcacttcataagtacagatgtgagtgctacagggtgatagtcatttaggcaggttacattGGAGTTTATGGGAACAGTGGTGGTCAGTatgaaacatgttgggattacagacAAGGATAgattgaacatgtcagtgaagacacttgccagctgttctgcgcatgcGTTGAGAACACGccctggtattccgtctggcTCCGCGGCCTTGTGATTGTTAGCCTATTTAAACATTTTGCTCACATCAGCCACGAAGAGCGAggtcacacagtcatctggaaaaaCAGGAGCTTTTTTCCCAGAAAAACAAAAGCCATGTAGTTCGTTTGGGAGTCCTGCATCGCTGGGGAACTCATGGCTGGgattccctttgtaatccgttattgtctgcaagccctgccacgtACGATGAACGTCTGAGCGGGTGTAATATGATTCCACCTTCCTCCTATATTGTTTTTTCTCATGTTTGATGGCTCATCGGATGTCGTAGCAGGTTTTCTTGTATGCGTCCGTTTTCCGTCCCTAGCCTTTAGCCCAGCGCGGATATTGCTTGTAATCAatggtttttggtttggatacgTTCTTATAGTCACTATGTATAGTATACAATCAATATAGTATAagatcaattaatcaatcaatgtacatgagGAAAGAGAGATATTAAAACAAACTATTCTTAAAATCAACCTGAAacaaagcatgctgggaaatataataataatgaagCCACTCCTACATCTTTTTTTCTATCTGAGAAAGTAAACAGAAATTAACTCAACCCAGTTGAGTAACAAAAAACCACGCGATTGTAAAGATTTCTTGAATCAAATGTCCTGTCACTTCAACTTCTAATGACTAAATGCACTCTAAACaggacaatgggaaagtaatcacTACTGTTTCAAATCTGAACACTTaggagatatactgtaggtgttttCCTGGTTGGAAACAAACTGGAAAAAGCTGACTCACGTTTAATCTTGCATTCTAACACCTATGTTCTAGATGAGAAAACTTATTGGCAAATCTAAATTACTTATGCTTAAGTTTTTAACACTGACCTTTATGTTAATAACTTATCACGTTTCATGGTTTTACAGTGTGCAGGTGATAGTGCACTGTTTATGGTGGATGGTCCATCAATATTTTGTTGTTATTTATAAGACAAAGAATGTTGACAGTTCTGTTTAGGTCGACTCACCTCAGAGATCACTGGTGAACTAGTGATGTAAAGCATCTGCAATAATGCATTATCTGCATGTAGCCTACATCATCTCCTATCACTTTTATCATCTCATTACAGTCTGTACATCAACGATGTATGAAACAGCTGTTGAACTATGTTGAACTATGCTCTTGTACATGATGGAAATGACTGGGTCTACATTCCCACAGTGTGACATGTCACTTAAGAATAGTTTGTTTTAATGTCTCTGCTTTCTCatgcacattgattgattaattgatatTATACTATATTGATTGACTTGTTTGTGCTCTCCACATCCTCCTTTTTTTGTTGGCACATACAGTACCTTTCTCCCTTGCAACTCTCTGTCCACTGGGGACAGACGCCGTTTTAATGTCTAgtttttggttgagttgtcaaataACGAGAATTCAACATTCacatcattggatttaggttaaaagttgggtgaaaaaaagactaaattcccttacgttgattactttttgaaaatccaatcagttttccacgttgattcaacgtcatcacattgtaGTTGTggttgaaattatgtggaaaccACATTGATCCAACAAGTTTTTCTCCAGTGGTTGCCCACGTCAACACTCTTCTTGCTGCTATGGTTTCTCTCTACTGGGAGTGATTCCTGCAGCCCAGTGGTAGAGGGGGCTGGTCCACATGCACCACCCCAAGCCCCACCTCTCATGGGGCAGCGAGGCCAGCTGTTAGTGATGCGTCGACTGTGCTGCCCTCCAGCTGCAGCTGTTCACCGCTCAATGATGGGGCTGACAGCAGCACGCCCACTCAACCTCATCTATCCATCCAGCCATCCCACTCACCCACACAGCGCTACAGCAAAGTATATAGAACCACACATAGCCTAACCATATACAGTCTTTGTATGGTAGATTTAATTACTCCCTTATGTCATTGTATCTTCCTCAATGCACTTTTTACTCCCCcccgtcctcctctcttctctcgctctacTCCCTCCCCTTTTCCTCCCTCCCCGCTCCACgtgtccttctctcttctccttgtctcctcacctcaccccctctccctctgtcgccTCCCTCTGGGCTTCAGGCACCATGTACACTATGTGATCCCGTATGATGGGGACCAGTCTCTGGTGGACTCTGCAGATAACTACTTTGTGAGTGACAGTGTGACCAAGCAGGAGCTGGACCTGATGCTGGGGCTGCTGCTGGGCTTCCTCCTCAGCTGGCTGCTGCTGTGTCTGGATGGGGTGCTGCACGCTGCCCTCAGACGTTGGAGGGCCAAACAGCACCATGGTGAGTCAGCAGGGGGCCACAACCCCACAGGCAGGCTCTAAGATGCAGAGAGACAATGTATGGGGAGCTGGTCTCAAAAGCCTGATACAGCTCTGAGTTTTAAAAATAGCAGCAGTAGAAAGTTGGTAAGGAATACAGATTTTTTGCTCATTGGGTGGGGGTAAAAATAGGATGTTCTTTGGATGAGTGATGGAATGTACAGGAGAACAAATGTCTAAAGGTGCAGAGGTGTGATGTCTCAACTTTGGATTTGCCTTGTTTGATGAAAACTGCAGTATCGTGGGCAGCTTCCATTCcggagactacagtacagtgtgtaAACCTGTCTACAGTTCAATGACTTTTATAAGTGTGACTCAGCCATCGACCCATTTTATCACAATATTCCCCAGCTTGCTGCTGTTTCTCTTTGATTTCCTAAAATTCATTTTGGATCAGTGTTTTTCAGGCTTATATATGACAGTGGgagtcccccccccctcagatttcTACATTAAACTGTTGGCACTGATAAAGTCATCATACATTCTTCCCCTTTAGTCTAGACACAGTTTTTCCTGTGTGTAAAGTTTTCTCTTCATATTTCTCTATCCAGTCGTGGGATTAGTATAATTTCCAGCCAGAGCTGCTTGCCGTGTATGAAGTGATGGAGTTGGTTGGTGTATAAATTAGTCATGTATAGCTTCATGTCTTTTCAAACTGATGTTTTctctgatgcacacacacacagcgtttaTTTGAGTGTCTGTGGTTTTAAAACTGTGAGTTCAGAGTTGAATTACTGCAAAGTTTCAGTGTCTTGTgatttctctttctcctctctctgtacagATTTGTAATCTCTCTCCCTTGCTTAAAATTCAGTATttatctctccctcccatctcaccAATTAAATTAATGTTATTTAATTCTGTCTATCCTGTGAAAAGTCTGTGGGCTTTAGTAGTTTGGTGGAGTGGTCTCCtcctcaatctccccctcccaccagtaaccgaaaggtggcTAACGTGAATCTCAGAGCCAGCAAGTGAAAAAATGCATGCCCCACTTGCACACAAACTAAATGGAGGACACATTCTTAATCTTTCAATCAATGTCGTACAGCTTCACCAACCCCCATCTTTTTTTCTTTACTGTGTTCAGATGCGTTCTCCTGGTCATGGGTTCCCCGCTTCTGTAACCTGGGGAGAAGGGTGCACATGAGAAAGCTAGAGGACTCAAGTGGAAACATGGTGCACATTAAGCAGAAGATGTACCACAACGGACACCCCAGCCCACGCCACCTCTGAAAGCCATGGACAACGGACACCCCAGCCCACACCACCTGAGAGCATTAGACTGGCTGAGACCATAGACTGAGACCTGCTGACAACTGACCAACAGACACAAGGGCAGCTAAACAAAGACTATCCAAGATATACCCTTCAAACCATACTGTTTCTTATTGCCACTGGATAGAGCACTTTAACTGGCCCAATGGCCTTCACACACAGTGCAAAACTCCTCACCGTCCATATCTGTCTTGACTGGAAATGATTTCATGTTAAAGGATG from Salvelinus fontinalis isolate EN_2023a chromosome 18, ASM2944872v1, whole genome shotgun sequence carries:
- the LOC129815576 gene encoding transmembrane protein 240-like isoform X1; this translates as MGQRGQLLVMRRLCCPPAAAVHRSMMGLTAARPLNLIYPSSHPTHPHSATAKHHVHYVIPYDGDQSLVDSADNYFVSDSVTKQELDLMLGLLLGFLLSWLLLCLDGVLHAALRRWRAKQHHDAFSWSWVPRFCNLGRRVHMRKLEDSSGNMVHIKQKMYHNGHPSPRHL
- the LOC129815576 gene encoding transmembrane protein 240-like isoform X2; the encoded protein is MILGDLFVMAVACLTDMNALLDRFHNYILPHLRGEDHVCHCNCGRHHVHYVIPYDGDQSLVDSADNYFVSDSVTKQELDLMLGLLLGFLLSWLLLCLDGVLHAALRRWRAKQHHDAFSWSWVPRFCNLGRRVHMRKLEDSSGNMVHIKQKMYHNGHPSPRHL